The DNA region TCGAAGAGGGCGTCACACAGCCGCTGGGCCACCTCCTGATCGTCCCCAGTGGCAGCCAGGGCGCTCTCGCCTCCCTGGGTGGCAAGGGAGCAGAGAACCAGCAGGGTGGCCAGGAACAGAAGCCTGTACATGGCAAAGAGCCTCAATGGGGCACCTCCCGTTCATGCGCGTATGGGTTCATTTTACCCCTCCGGGACGGGTTGACAAAACCGGATATTCAGGTATTCTAATTCCATAATATCTGAGTAGGGGTGGCCGAATGGGCAACGTGATCAGGTTTTCGGAGGCCACGTCCATAGCTCTCCACGCGTGCCTCCTGCTGTCCGCCCCGGGGGCGGGAAGGATGACATCCGGGGAGCTGGCGTCCCGGATAGGGGCGTCGGAGGCGCACCTGTCCAAGGTGGTGCAGCACCTGACCCGGGCGGGGATACTGAGGAGCAAGAGCGGACCCGGGGGCGGGGTGGAGCTGGCGGCGGATCCGAGCCGTTTGAAGCTGTTGGACGTGTACGAGGCCATGGAGGGGAAGAGCTCCAAGGGGGGCTGCCCGCTGGGGAAGGGCCTGTGTCCCTTCGGCGGAAGGTGTCTCTTCGGGGGCCTCATGGGTCGGGTGGAGGACCAGGTGCTGGACTTCCTGGCCAGGACCACCCTGGGTGATTTCTGGAAGGGGGAGAGGCAGTTTGTCGATTAGAAGGGTGATCAAGATAGACCGGGACAAGTGCGACGGATGCGGACTATGCGTCAGCGCATGTCACGAGGGGGCCATCCAGCTTGTGGACGGCAAGGCGGAGCTGGTGAGCGACTCCTACTGCGACGGGCTTGGGGACTGTATAGGGGAGTGCCCCCGGGGGGCCATAAGCTTCGAGGAGAGGGAGGCGCTTCCGTACGACCAGCGGGCGGTGGATGAGAGGAAGGCCAAGATGGGGACCCTGCCCTGTGGATGTCCGGGCAGCATGGCCAGGTCCATTGGGGAGCCGCGTCCAGAACCGAAGCGGGAGATCGATCGGGATAGGGGGAGCATGCTGAGGAACTGGCCGGTTCAGCTCCGGTTAGTTCCATCGAACGCCCCTTACCTCAGGGATGCCAAGGTCCTGCTGGCGTCTGACTGTTCTGCGGTGGCACTGAGGACCTTTCAGGAGGACCTTTTGGAGGACCGGGTCTGTCTGATCGCCTGTCCCAAGCTGGACGACACCACCTCCTACAGGGATAAGTTGGTGGAGATCATCCGTGGGGGAGTCAAGGACATCCGGGTGGCCATCATGGAGGTGCCGTGTTGCTCTGGGCTGGCCCGGATGGCCAAAGAGGCGGCAGAGCTGGCCCGGAGGGATTTGGAGATGGAGATCGTGGTGGTGGGAGTAGAGGGAGAGATCCTGAGCCGCAAGACGGTGGAGTACCGCTTCGGCGGATAACGGGAGAAGGAGGGGATAGGAGATGTTCTGTTACCAGTGCGAGCAGACCGCGGGGGGCAGGGGTTGCTCCGTAATGGGGGTGTGCGGCAAGGACCCGAAGACGTCGGACCTTCAGGACCTGCTGGTGAAGGTGCTGTGTGATGTGGGGTCCCTGGCCCACACCAAGGGGTCCAGCCGGGAGGCGGACCTGCTGGTCCTGGAGGGGCTCTTCACCACCGTCACCAACGTGAACTTCGACCCGGACCGGGTGGAGTCGGTGATCCGCCGGGCCTTCCAGGTCCGCCGGGACCTGGCTGGGGGTCAGATGATGGACCAGTGGCTGGAGGAGGAGGCCATGGACCAGGAGGCCCTGGCGGCCAAGGGATCTCAGGTGGGCCCTAAGGCGGACATGGACCGGTACGGGGAGACCCTGGGGGGGCTCAAGTGGCTGGTGATCTACGGCCTCAAGGGGACCGCCGCCTACGCGGATCACGCCCACATCCTGGGTCAGGAGGATCCGGAGGTGTTCGCCTTCTTCCATCGGGCGCTGCATCAGGTCTCCCGGGAGGACATCACGGTGGATGGGATGCTCTCCCTGGCCCTGGAGGTCGGAAAGGTTAACCTGAAGGTCATGGAGATGCTGGACCGGGGCAACACGGGCACCTACGGGGACCCGGTGCCCACCAGGGTGAGGGTGACCCCCGTGAAGGGGAAGGCCATACTGGTATCCGGCCACGACCTGAAGGACCTCTACGAGCTGCTCAAGCAGACCGAGGGCAAGGGCATAAACGTATACACCCACGGGGAGATGCTCCCCTGCCACGGGTACCCGAAGCTCAAGGCCTTCGGACACCTGGTGGGCAACTACGGGGGCGCCTGGCAGGACCAGCAGAAGGAGTTCGACCGGTTCCCGGGGGCCATCCTCATGACCACCAACTGCATCCAGCGGCCCCTGGACAGCTACAAGGGGCGGATCTTCACCACCGGCCTGGTGGCCTGGCCTGGGGTCAGGCACGTGGACCGGTCGGACTTCTCCCCGGTGATCCAGGCGGCCCTGGAGGCCCCGGGCTTCCAGGAGGACGGGGAGGACAAGGAGATCCTGGTGGGCTTCGGGCACAACGCCACCCTGGCGGCGGCGCCCAAGGTGATCCAGCTGGTGAAGGAGGGCAAGATCCGCCACTTCTTCCTCATCGGCGGCTGCGACGGGGCCAAGAGCGGCAGGAACTACTACACCGACTTCGCCACCCTGGCGCCCAAGGACACGGTGATCCTGACCCTGGCCTGCGGAAAGTACCGGTTCAACAAGCTGGAGTTCGGGGACATAGAGGGAATCCCCAGGCTACTGGACATGGGGCAGTGCAACGACGCCTACTCCGCCATCCGGGTGGCGGTGGAGCTGGCCAAGGCGTTCGACACGGACGTGAACTCCCTGCCCCTGTCGCTGATCCTCTCCTGGTACGAGCAGAAGGCGGTTTGCATCCTGCTCACCCTTCTGCACCTGGGGATCAAGAACATCCGCCTTGGGCCGTCGCTCCCCGCCTTCATCTCCCCCGAGGCCCTCAAGGTGCTGCAGGATAGCTTCCACATAAGGCCCATAGGACCCTCCGCCCAGGAGGACCTGAGGGAGATCCTGGGGGCGTAAGACGAGGCGCCCCACGAACCCGGGGGGTTGGGACTTCAGTCCCAACCCCCCGCATTTTTTGTCATGAAAACGCAGGGCCCCACTTTCTATTTAATATAGTTAATGATACAATGACGCTTGCGGAGATACGGTTATAAAACTATTACGGTTGGGAGAAAAAACTTTTGGAGACCTCTTTTCTGGAGCTGGCGGTTGATAGGGACGGATCCATCCAGCGGGTGATCTTCGACCCCGAAGGGCTGTCCTCCCGGGGGGACTTCCTGGGGCACCTGGGGGTGGAGGATCAGGTTTGGCTGGAGGCCATCCGGGAGTGTCACGACCGGCACAAGCCCATCCAGAGGACGTTCAGCCGGGGCAGGACCCTGCCGTCGGTCCGGTTCCGGTTCAAGCCCACCGCCAAGGGGGTGGTGATGGTCACCGGCCACATGATCCCCCCCCAGGGGGAGAAGGGGACCCCCCACTGCACCTCCCTGGAGGCGGCGGTCACCGGCTGGGCCTACGACCTGAACAACCTGTTCACCATCATGACCCACTCGCTGGATCTGGCGGAGCACCGGCTCTCGTCCGGGAAGGACCCGGTGGGGGACCTTCGGCGCATTAGGCGGGGGGTCCAGCGGGCCCGGAGCATAACCGAGTGGATCATGCGGATGATGAGGAACTCCAGCCTGCTGGACGCCATACACTTCGCCCCCACGCTGGTGCTGGAGGAGATGACCGACATGCTCTCCGCCGCCCTCAAGGGGGTTACCCTGAGGGTTCGGATAGACCCCCTTGCCCACGGGGCCATCCTATTCGGCCTTCCGGAGGACCTGGGCAGGATAGTCTTCAACCTCTGCATCAACGCCGCCCAGGCCATAAGGTCCGGCAGGACCGGCAGGGGCACCGTGAGGGTCCTCTGCCGGGTGGAGGAGACCGCATCCCGGCGGCTCTCCATCCAGATAAGGGACGACGGCCCCGGCATGGAGGATCAGGAGATCAAGCGGATCCTCTACCACGGCACCTCCAGCCCATCGGGGCACGGGATAGGCCTGTCGGCGGTGAAGGATCTGGTCCGGAACCTGGGGGGCGTGATCGACGCCTCCGCCGTCCCGGGGCAGGGCTGTTCGTTCCACCTTCAGTTTCCCCTGGTGAGCCTGAGGCCCGCCCCGGAGGATCCCCAGGTGGAACGCCGCGGGGGGGAGCGCATAGGGCTGTTGCTGCCCAGAAGGCACGCGAAGCTCTACGGTAGCTACCTGTCCTCCCTGGGGTACGGGGTCCACGAGATCCCCTCCCCGGAGCACCTGGACCAGTACCGGGACGAGCTGGACCTCTTGCTCATCTGGTCCACCCACCGGGTCCAGCAGCCCCCCGCCCGGCGGGTCACCGTTGGGGAGGCGTCGGATCCGGAGGTCCAGTATCAGCTCCCCCTAACCAAATGGGACCTGACCGCCATCCTGTCCCGCCTGGACCAGGAGGTGCCCGCTTGAGGTCCCCCGGGCCCCTAACCCTATACCTCTGGTTTCTAAACTTCAGCGCCATGACCTTCGGTGGCGGCATGGTGCTGGTGGCCATGGCCCGGGATAGGCTGGTTAGCGAAGGGCTCATCACCCGGGAGGAGGCCATGGAGATGACCAACCTTTCCTCCACGGTGCCCGGTCCCGTGGGGGTCAACTTCGCCGCCCTGTCGGGCCTAAGGGCCATGGGGCCCATGGGGGCGGTGGCGGCGGTGGCGGGGGTGTTGACCGCCCCGTTCCTATCGGTGCTGTTGCTGGGGGGTTGGCTTCTCTCCCACTCCCAGCTCCCCTGGGTCCGGGGGTTCATATCCGGGGTTCTCTGCGCCAGCACCGCCCTAATGTCCCTGGCGGTGGCGGACTCCGGCCGGTACAACCTCAAGGGATGGAGGAGCCTGGTGGGGCTTGGGGCGTTCCTGGCCCTCCACCTGATGGGGTTGGGGCCCGGGGCGTCCCTGGGGATATCCATAGGACTGGCGGTGTTGATCCCATGGAACTGATCTCGCCGGTTCTCGCCTTCCTAAAGGTGGGGCTCATGGCCTTCGGTGGGGGCATATCCACCGTCCCCATCATAAGGCACCAGCTGATCGCCCGGGGGCTGGTGGATCCCCAGCAGTTCCTCACCGTGCTGGGCCTGTCGCAGACAACCCCGGGCCCGCTGATCCTGAACGCCGCCACCCTGGTGGGGTACGAGAAGGGGGGCCTCCTGGGGTCCGTGGCCTGCACCCTGTCCTCCATAGCCATGCCCCTTTTGGCCCTTTGGGGCATGAGATGGGCCTTCCGCCGGTACCCCTGGCTGGACCGGCGGTTCCGCTCCGCGGTGAGAGGTCCCATAACGGCCCTCATGGGCCTGGCGGTGGTCTACATGGGCAGGTCCTCCGTCACGGGCCCCATCCAGGCGGGGCTCTTCGCCCTGTCCCTCCTGTCCCTCCTGATCTTCCCCCCCCTTCGGCGCAACCCGCCGGTGCTGATCCTGGCATCCGGACTGCTCGGCATCCTGCTGCTCCGGTGAATCGCCACCCGGGCGGTTGTCCCCGGGCCCACCAGGGTATAGGATCCATCTAGCCGGCGGACAAGGTCTTCAGT from Thermanaerovibrio acidaminovorans DSM 6589 includes:
- a CDS encoding RrF2 family transcriptional regulator, with the translated sequence MGNVIRFSEATSIALHACLLLSAPGAGRMTSGELASRIGASEAHLSKVVQHLTRAGILRSKSGPGGGVELAADPSRLKLLDVYEAMEGKSSKGGCPLGKGLCPFGGRCLFGGLMGRVEDQVLDFLARTTLGDFWKGERQFVD
- a CDS encoding ATP-binding protein; its protein translation is MSIRRVIKIDRDKCDGCGLCVSACHEGAIQLVDGKAELVSDSYCDGLGDCIGECPRGAISFEEREALPYDQRAVDERKAKMGTLPCGCPGSMARSIGEPRPEPKREIDRDRGSMLRNWPVQLRLVPSNAPYLRDAKVLLASDCSAVALRTFQEDLLEDRVCLIACPKLDDTTSYRDKLVEIIRGGVKDIRVAIMEVPCCSGLARMAKEAAELARRDLEMEIVVVGVEGEILSRKTVEYRFGG
- the hcp gene encoding hydroxylamine reductase, translating into MFCYQCEQTAGGRGCSVMGVCGKDPKTSDLQDLLVKVLCDVGSLAHTKGSSREADLLVLEGLFTTVTNVNFDPDRVESVIRRAFQVRRDLAGGQMMDQWLEEEAMDQEALAAKGSQVGPKADMDRYGETLGGLKWLVIYGLKGTAAYADHAHILGQEDPEVFAFFHRALHQVSREDITVDGMLSLALEVGKVNLKVMEMLDRGNTGTYGDPVPTRVRVTPVKGKAILVSGHDLKDLYELLKQTEGKGINVYTHGEMLPCHGYPKLKAFGHLVGNYGGAWQDQQKEFDRFPGAILMTTNCIQRPLDSYKGRIFTTGLVAWPGVRHVDRSDFSPVIQAALEAPGFQEDGEDKEILVGFGHNATLAAAPKVIQLVKEGKIRHFFLIGGCDGAKSGRNYYTDFATLAPKDTVILTLACGKYRFNKLEFGDIEGIPRLLDMGQCNDAYSAIRVAVELAKAFDTDVNSLPLSLILSWYEQKAVCILLTLLHLGIKNIRLGPSLPAFISPEALKVLQDSFHIRPIGPSAQEDLREILGA
- a CDS encoding sensor histidine kinase, giving the protein METSFLELAVDRDGSIQRVIFDPEGLSSRGDFLGHLGVEDQVWLEAIRECHDRHKPIQRTFSRGRTLPSVRFRFKPTAKGVVMVTGHMIPPQGEKGTPHCTSLEAAVTGWAYDLNNLFTIMTHSLDLAEHRLSSGKDPVGDLRRIRRGVQRARSITEWIMRMMRNSSLLDAIHFAPTLVLEEMTDMLSAALKGVTLRVRIDPLAHGAILFGLPEDLGRIVFNLCINAAQAIRSGRTGRGTVRVLCRVEETASRRLSIQIRDDGPGMEDQEIKRILYHGTSSPSGHGIGLSAVKDLVRNLGGVIDASAVPGQGCSFHLQFPLVSLRPAPEDPQVERRGGERIGLLLPRRHAKLYGSYLSSLGYGVHEIPSPEHLDQYRDELDLLLIWSTHRVQQPPARRVTVGEASDPEVQYQLPLTKWDLTAILSRLDQEVPA
- a CDS encoding chromate transporter → MRSPGPLTLYLWFLNFSAMTFGGGMVLVAMARDRLVSEGLITREEAMEMTNLSSTVPGPVGVNFAALSGLRAMGPMGAVAAVAGVLTAPFLSVLLLGGWLLSHSQLPWVRGFISGVLCASTALMSLAVADSGRYNLKGWRSLVGLGAFLALHLMGLGPGASLGISIGLAVLIPWN
- a CDS encoding chromate transporter, translating into MELISPVLAFLKVGLMAFGGGISTVPIIRHQLIARGLVDPQQFLTVLGLSQTTPGPLILNAATLVGYEKGGLLGSVACTLSSIAMPLLALWGMRWAFRRYPWLDRRFRSAVRGPITALMGLAVVYMGRSSVTGPIQAGLFALSLLSLLIFPPLRRNPPVLILASGLLGILLLR